The proteins below come from a single Piscinibacter gummiphilus genomic window:
- a CDS encoding DUF268 domain-containing protein yields MKLKAFLLVLFGAYPRRTSTLRYLPLYLQQKAAFVAAGGEIAHEHAIFEDYADQAGTARGHYFHQDLLVAGFVHTAKPLRHIDVGSRIDGFVAHVAAFRPIEVIDIRPLSMTKHQNICYVQGNLMDLDPGLHEVCDSLSCLHAIEHFGLGRYGDPVDPLGHRRGFDNLVRMLKGGGHLYVSFPIGRSAVHFNAHRVFDPTEVLGWAGDRLELLRFDYVDDAGDLHLDQSLATPPRLDYGCGIYSFRKRPAAANA; encoded by the coding sequence ATGAAGCTCAAGGCCTTCTTGCTGGTCCTCTTCGGCGCCTACCCCCGACGCACGTCAACGCTGCGCTACCTGCCGCTCTACCTTCAACAGAAGGCGGCCTTCGTGGCGGCTGGTGGCGAGATCGCGCATGAGCACGCCATCTTCGAGGACTACGCCGACCAAGCCGGCACGGCGCGGGGCCACTACTTCCATCAAGACCTGCTGGTGGCCGGCTTCGTGCACACCGCGAAACCGCTGCGCCATATCGACGTTGGCAGTCGCATTGATGGGTTTGTGGCTCACGTGGCGGCGTTCAGGCCCATCGAGGTCATCGACATCAGGCCGCTGAGCATGACGAAGCACCAGAACATCTGTTATGTGCAGGGCAACCTCATGGATCTGGACCCCGGCCTTCACGAGGTCTGCGACTCCCTGAGCTGCCTGCACGCGATTGAGCACTTTGGCCTGGGGCGGTATGGCGATCCGGTCGATCCGTTGGGGCATCGCAGGGGGTTCGACAACCTCGTCCGCATGCTCAAGGGCGGTGGGCACTTGTACGTGAGCTTTCCGATCGGACGCAGCGCGGTGCACTTCAACGCGCACCGCGTATTTGACCCGACCGAAGTGCTGGGGTGGGCCGGCGATCGCCTCGAATTGCTCAGGTTCGACTACGTCGACGACGCGGGGGATTTGCATCTCGATCAGTCTCTTGCGACGCCGCCGCGCCTGGACTACGGCTGCGGCATCTACAGCTTTCGCAAGCGCCCTGCGGCCGCTAACGCCTGA
- a CDS encoding glycosyltransferase, whose protein sequence is MRRQRWLILSHAFNMDGRAASLTVTDKLRYLVQAGIEPVILSAITGEQDKRYEHHRLLPWGPSALRFDLRHLLARHLGRGIAYRVLMLLISLVLAPFMVLEKLLIGLRNQWSWALPAFVRGAWMLRRGDIDLVYSSGGAYSAHLAGWWLKRWCGAKWIVEVHDPMVFPGRAPANRDERFQARLEGLICQHADLAWWFTEGALAAAQARHPVLRERGIVVMPGAEPPLRPATYTPGPVCVLGHFGSLSDSRSLVPFIRALNHLLAHEPQWRPLLRLEVYGGAVDGPAQKLIEQHKLDDVVIPMGRLEHDPATGLSGRERVVQRMQQVDALLLMHGEGDECEQYIPSKLYDYFWARRPVLAYTHLNPQLDRLVREHQGWCAPATNTVAGAAALRELILRWQAGRLPTVTVPPISTADAVDEILSVVEVAKISGISKL, encoded by the coding sequence ATGCGTCGCCAGCGCTGGCTGATCCTCTCGCACGCGTTCAACATGGACGGGCGGGCCGCGAGCCTCACCGTCACCGACAAGCTGCGCTATCTGGTCCAGGCCGGCATCGAGCCGGTGATCCTGAGTGCCATCACCGGCGAGCAGGACAAGCGCTACGAGCACCACCGCCTGCTGCCCTGGGGGCCATCGGCACTGCGCTTCGATCTGCGCCACCTGCTGGCCCGCCATCTCGGCCGGGGCATTGCCTACCGTGTGCTGATGCTGCTGATCAGCCTCGTGCTCGCGCCGTTCATGGTGCTCGAGAAGCTGCTGATCGGACTGCGCAACCAGTGGTCATGGGCGCTACCAGCCTTTGTGCGCGGGGCCTGGATGCTGCGCCGTGGCGACATCGACCTCGTGTATTCGAGCGGCGGGGCGTATTCCGCCCACTTGGCCGGCTGGTGGCTCAAGCGCTGGTGCGGGGCGAAGTGGATCGTCGAAGTCCACGACCCGATGGTGTTCCCCGGCCGGGCGCCGGCCAACCGCGACGAGCGTTTCCAGGCCCGGCTCGAAGGCCTCATCTGCCAGCACGCCGACCTCGCGTGGTGGTTCACCGAAGGCGCGCTCGCCGCCGCGCAGGCGCGCCACCCGGTGCTGCGCGAGCGCGGCATCGTGGTGATGCCCGGCGCCGAGCCGCCGCTGCGGCCGGCCACCTACACGCCCGGGCCGGTGTGCGTGCTCGGCCACTTCGGCTCGCTGTCGGACAGCCGCAGCCTCGTGCCCTTCATCCGCGCGCTGAACCACCTGCTGGCGCACGAGCCCCAATGGCGGCCGCTGCTGCGCCTGGAGGTCTATGGCGGTGCGGTCGACGGCCCTGCCCAGAAGCTGATCGAGCAGCACAAGCTCGACGACGTGGTGATCCCGATGGGCCGCCTGGAGCATGACCCCGCGACGGGTCTCTCAGGCCGCGAGCGTGTCGTGCAGCGCATGCAACAGGTCGACGCCCTGTTGCTGATGCATGGCGAGGGCGACGAGTGCGAGCAGTACATCCCGTCCAAGCTCTACGACTACTTCTGGGCCCGCCGGCCCGTGCTCGCCTACACCCACCTCAACCCGCAGCTCGATCGCCTCGTGCGCGAGCACCAAGGCTGGTGCGCCCCAGCGACCAACACCGTGGCCGGCGCCGCCGCCTTGCGTGAGTTGATCCTGCGCTGGCAGGCCGGAAGGCTTCCCACCGTCACCGTGCCGCCCATCAGCACCGCCGATGCGGTCGACGAGATCCTGTCGGTGGTCGAGGTCGCCAAGATCTCCGGGATCTCGAAGCTCTAG
- a CDS encoding glycosyltransferase family 2 protein, whose product MINIVIPMAGMGSRFASAGYAKPKPFIDVDRKPMIVRVLENLAHPGARYILIARKEHLEAEAELVRQIEQEFNAVFIALDQLTEGTACTVLYARKFINNDDALLIANSDQLVDMRIGDFIDDCARRQLDGSILTFLDERRDPKWSFARIDDQGLVVEVQEKRAISEYATVGIYLYQRGRDFVDAAVDMFIARDRVNQEYYTCPTYNYAIRAGLRIGLYNIDVQQMHGLGTPEDLNAYLRSVQA is encoded by the coding sequence GTGATCAACATCGTCATCCCCATGGCCGGGATGGGCAGTCGCTTTGCAAGCGCGGGCTATGCGAAACCCAAGCCTTTCATTGATGTAGATCGCAAGCCGATGATCGTACGGGTGCTGGAAAACCTGGCCCACCCCGGTGCGCGCTACATCCTGATCGCCCGCAAGGAGCACTTGGAGGCCGAAGCAGAACTCGTACGGCAGATCGAGCAGGAGTTCAACGCGGTCTTCATTGCCCTCGATCAATTGACTGAGGGCACGGCTTGTACCGTCCTGTATGCGCGGAAGTTCATCAACAACGACGATGCGCTGCTGATTGCGAATTCGGATCAGCTCGTCGACATGCGCATCGGCGACTTCATAGACGACTGCGCCCGTCGACAGTTGGATGGGTCCATCCTGACTTTCCTGGACGAGCGACGCGACCCGAAGTGGTCGTTCGCGCGAATCGACGACCAAGGGCTTGTCGTTGAAGTTCAGGAGAAAAGGGCGATCTCCGAATACGCCACTGTCGGCATCTACCTGTACCAGCGTGGCCGAGATTTCGTGGATGCAGCGGTCGACATGTTCATCGCACGGGACCGGGTCAACCAGGAGTACTACACCTGCCCGACCTACAACTACGCCATACGGGCCGGCCTGCGTATTGGCCTCTACAACATTGACGTGCAGCAAATGCACGGTCTCGGAACGCCCGAGGATCTGAACGCCTATCTACGCAGCGTCCAGGCTTGA
- a CDS encoding glycosyltransferase family 2 protein: MALSVILITRNESRNIAACLKSVAFADEWIVVDSGSADDTADIARSLGAQVITTADWPGFGQQKNRALDAARGRWVLSLDADERVSPELAQRIREVVTKDGPAEGYELSRISRFCGQWIRHGDWYPDRVLRVFRRGRARFTDDLVHERLVVQGKVERLKGDLLHDTMPSLDDALDKMNRYSSGRALDKVKAGKRGSLFAAVTHGWWAFMRCYFLKRGFLDGRLGLVLAIYQAEGTYYRYLKMDLLARQAGKSIEPI, translated from the coding sequence ATCGCGCTGTCCGTCATCCTCATCACCCGCAACGAAAGCCGCAACATCGCCGCGTGCTTGAAGAGCGTGGCCTTTGCCGACGAGTGGATCGTCGTGGATTCGGGCAGCGCGGACGACACGGCAGACATCGCACGCAGCCTGGGCGCGCAGGTCATCACCACCGCCGACTGGCCCGGCTTCGGCCAGCAGAAGAACCGCGCGCTCGATGCCGCCCGCGGCCGCTGGGTGCTGAGTCTCGATGCCGACGAGCGCGTGAGCCCTGAGCTCGCCCAGCGCATCCGCGAGGTCGTGACGAAGGACGGCCCGGCCGAGGGATACGAGCTTTCACGTATCTCCCGCTTCTGCGGACAGTGGATCCGCCACGGCGACTGGTACCCCGACCGCGTGCTGCGCGTCTTCCGCCGCGGCCGTGCGCGCTTTACCGACGACCTGGTGCACGAGCGTCTCGTCGTGCAAGGCAAGGTCGAGCGGCTCAAGGGCGACCTGCTGCACGACACCATGCCCTCGCTCGACGACGCGCTCGACAAGATGAACCGCTACAGCAGCGGCCGGGCGCTCGACAAGGTCAAGGCTGGCAAGCGTGGCAGCCTTTTTGCTGCAGTGACCCACGGGTGGTGGGCGTTCATGCGCTGCTACTTCCTCAAGCGCGGCTTTCTCGATGGCCGCCTCGGCCTCGTGCTCGCGATTTACCAGGCGGAAGGTACTTATTACAGGTACCTCAAGATGGATTTGCTCGCACGCCAGGCCGGCAAATCCATTGAACCAATATGA
- a CDS encoding alpha-1,2-fucosyltransferase has translation MTIVTKLFGGLGNQLFQYATARQLGLHLDRPVLADLSWFRNIQDGETPRVPLLSHFHLPVSFVHSDGDPEHLAEPAANLWQAIRRPVRTINEKQPFRFDKRLQTLADRSRLAYLVGYWQSFRYFEEARPHLLEDLRPSTVVDSHYADIATRIEGCQSVMVHVRRGDYVHSASAAKVHGALPLDYYRRALELVRGRVKDPHLFFFSDDIAWVREHLHTDLPSEYVANASGDTAVIAELGLMQRCHHHVIANSSLSWWGAWLADRHGQMVVAPRCWLKSESLVLDDLLPPSWETLDCGD, from the coding sequence ATGACGATCGTCACCAAGCTCTTCGGTGGCCTGGGAAACCAACTCTTCCAGTACGCCACGGCGCGCCAACTAGGGTTGCACCTCGACAGGCCGGTTTTGGCCGACCTCTCCTGGTTTCGCAATATCCAGGACGGCGAGACACCGAGAGTGCCCCTGCTCTCGCATTTTCACCTGCCGGTGAGCTTCGTCCATTCTGACGGCGACCCCGAACACCTCGCAGAGCCCGCGGCCAATCTGTGGCAGGCGATCAGACGCCCCGTGAGAACCATCAACGAGAAACAACCCTTCCGCTTCGACAAGCGCCTGCAGACGCTGGCTGACCGAAGCCGTCTGGCCTACCTCGTAGGCTACTGGCAGTCGTTTCGGTACTTTGAGGAAGCACGCCCGCATCTGCTGGAAGACCTGAGGCCATCGACCGTGGTGGACTCTCACTACGCCGACATCGCAACTCGCATCGAGGGGTGTCAATCGGTGATGGTTCATGTGCGTCGCGGCGACTATGTGCATTCGGCGTCCGCGGCCAAAGTGCACGGAGCCTTGCCATTGGACTACTACCGGCGAGCCTTGGAACTCGTGCGCGGCCGAGTCAAGGACCCGCACCTGTTCTTCTTCTCCGACGACATCGCATGGGTACGCGAGCACCTGCACACCGACCTGCCCTCGGAGTATGTTGCGAACGCCTCAGGCGATACTGCAGTCATCGCAGAACTGGGCCTCATGCAGCGATGCCATCACCACGTGATCGCAAACAGCAGCCTTAGCTGGTGGGGCGCCTGGTTGGCCGATCGGCACGGGCAAATGGTCGTAGCTCCCCGCTGCTGGCTGAAGTCCGAATCACTCGTGCTTGACGACCTGTTGCCGCCCAGTTGGGAAACCCTGGACTGTGGCGATTGA
- a CDS encoding glycosyltransferase family 10 domain-containing protein, with product MPGTSGHWENTQYALDCAPDFEVEWLVVYDGWSTPELMTHVPRARRILITGEPESFHRYQPAYLAQFGHVITTQRCIRHPGVIHTQVGMNWFAGVRFDFNGPQNSYVPVLGFEELAADLPLKTKLCSVVSSTKSVTAGHRQRLDFILRLKEELGDLVDIYGRGFQEVADKDDALAAYRYHIALENSSHPDYWTEKLADPFLRQCFPIYAGCPNLSDYFPEGSWLSIDVSKPAESIARIREVLKSDLDRQRASAVAEAKRRVLWEHNVFGLLERTYRRLESAEAQAPQRLTSPERLWTNQEVKDARWSRRLVRRLRQVLGLKRTGR from the coding sequence ATGCCCGGGACATCGGGCCATTGGGAGAACACACAGTACGCACTCGACTGCGCGCCGGATTTCGAGGTCGAGTGGCTGGTTGTCTATGACGGATGGTCGACTCCAGAACTGATGACCCACGTCCCTCGGGCGCGACGCATCCTGATCACGGGTGAGCCAGAGAGTTTCCATCGATACCAACCAGCCTATCTGGCTCAGTTTGGCCACGTCATCACGACGCAGCGCTGCATCCGTCATCCTGGCGTGATCCACACACAGGTGGGGATGAACTGGTTCGCCGGCGTGCGGTTCGATTTCAATGGGCCGCAGAACTCCTATGTTCCGGTTCTGGGCTTTGAAGAACTGGCTGCCGACCTACCCCTCAAGACGAAGCTGTGTTCCGTTGTGTCGTCGACCAAGTCGGTGACCGCCGGACATCGGCAGCGCTTGGACTTCATTCTGCGACTCAAGGAAGAGCTGGGCGACTTGGTCGACATCTACGGCCGTGGGTTCCAAGAGGTAGCGGACAAGGACGATGCCTTGGCGGCGTATCGCTATCACATTGCATTGGAGAACTCCTCCCACCCGGACTATTGGACGGAGAAGCTGGCTGACCCTTTCCTGAGACAGTGCTTCCCGATCTATGCGGGCTGCCCCAACCTTTCGGACTATTTTCCAGAAGGAAGCTGGTTGTCGATTGATGTGAGCAAACCCGCCGAGTCGATTGCCCGCATCCGAGAGGTCCTGAAAAGTGACCTCGATCGCCAGCGTGCTTCGGCGGTGGCCGAAGCCAAACGTCGGGTCTTGTGGGAACACAATGTGTTTGGCTTGCTGGAGCGGACCTACCGTCGATTGGAGTCGGCAGAGGCCCAAGCCCCGCAGAGGCTGACGTCTCCCGAGCGCTTGTGGACGAACCAGGAGGTAAAAGACGCCCGATGGAGTCGCCGCCTGGTTCGCAGGCTGAGGCAGGTGCTTGGGCTCAAGCGCACCGGCCGATAA
- a CDS encoding glycosyltransferase family 9 protein, with protein MKDPRNVLVIATRQIGDVLLTAPLIAAARQRWPDASIDVLGFAGTLGMLKGNPDIRGFVEVPSGSGWRAAWPFVRRLWRRYDLALITQQSDRAHLYGWVAARVRSGLVPGRAAISWWKRCLLTHAVRIDDETTPTVVEKLKLLEPWRALPPEVNVAAPPEVALPLDLDALLGDAPIVVHVPSMWRYKQWPIAKYIEFVGELLARGHQVVLTGSKSETDQAQIAEVRALGSPPQVIDVSGQLNLNQVGTLLRRAALYVGPDTSITHLAAACGTPVVALFGPTNPIRWGPWPQGHAASSPYLRAQPRQSSRRVILLQAEQACVACGHAGCEDHHHSRSLCLEALPVQRVLDECLAELRMRPGKDQREGDLGASRLK; from the coding sequence ATGAAGGATCCTCGCAACGTCCTGGTGATCGCCACACGGCAGATCGGCGATGTGCTTCTGACGGCGCCGCTGATCGCTGCCGCGCGGCAACGTTGGCCCGATGCGTCGATCGATGTTCTTGGGTTCGCCGGGACGCTGGGCATGCTGAAGGGCAACCCGGATATCCGAGGTTTCGTGGAAGTCCCCTCGGGCAGCGGCTGGCGGGCGGCATGGCCGTTCGTTCGCAGGCTTTGGCGTCGCTACGACTTGGCGCTCATCACGCAACAGAGCGATCGGGCCCACCTCTATGGCTGGGTGGCAGCCAGGGTGCGCAGCGGCCTGGTGCCCGGGCGCGCGGCAATCTCCTGGTGGAAGCGGTGCTTGCTGACCCATGCAGTGCGCATCGACGACGAGACGACCCCGACGGTCGTCGAGAAGCTCAAGCTGCTTGAGCCATGGCGCGCGCTCCCGCCCGAGGTGAACGTGGCCGCACCACCCGAGGTTGCGTTGCCGCTGGATCTGGACGCCCTGCTGGGCGATGCTCCGATCGTGGTCCATGTGCCGTCCATGTGGCGCTACAAGCAATGGCCCATCGCCAAGTACATCGAGTTCGTGGGCGAACTGTTGGCGCGTGGGCATCAGGTGGTATTGACCGGCAGCAAGTCGGAAACCGACCAGGCGCAGATCGCGGAGGTGCGCGCGCTCGGTTCGCCACCTCAGGTCATTGACGTTTCCGGCCAGCTCAACTTGAACCAGGTGGGCACGCTTTTGCGCCGCGCCGCGCTGTACGTCGGCCCCGACACCTCCATCACCCACCTCGCTGCGGCCTGTGGCACGCCGGTGGTGGCACTGTTCGGCCCTACCAACCCCATCCGGTGGGGGCCGTGGCCGCAGGGGCATGCGGCGAGTTCACCGTATTTACGGGCACAGCCGAGGCAGTCTTCGCGCAGGGTCATCCTCCTACAGGCGGAGCAGGCATGTGTCGCCTGCGGCCATGCGGGGTGCGAAGATCACCATCACAGCCGCAGCCTCTGCCTCGAGGCGCTGCCGGTGCAACGGGTGCTCGACGAATGCCTCGCAGAATTGCGCATGCGGCCGGGCAAAGACCAACGAGAAGGCGACCTGGGCGCCTCCAGACTCAAATGA
- a CDS encoding DUF6492 family protein — protein sequence MALDFPIVCKTYRGDLRRAQRLLASLAPHNREQLPVVLIVPSDDLALFRSTLPAGACEFVTDEAVVAAHPKAADHGLLARYKTTPGSKAQQVVKSEAWRLLGCDAYLCTDADTVFLRPFGRADFLAPEGHPYSHMHESKEYRQLASSRGYPKVEADFRRESAQLKAIFGRTGPDYDFGPTPVPWSAKVWSDLYEQRLAPKNQTLWDAIEQMPSELRWYGESLLAYRSIPLSPIEPLFRVYHHDWHFNALRRLGETEANLVERFIGAVYQSNWQYEMDEAGARSASSRAVRRVKRWLRQFRR from the coding sequence ATGGCCCTCGACTTTCCCATTGTCTGCAAGACCTACCGCGGTGACCTGCGCCGCGCGCAACGCCTGCTGGCGAGCCTCGCGCCGCACAACCGCGAGCAGCTGCCCGTGGTGCTGATCGTGCCGAGCGACGATCTGGCGCTCTTCCGCAGCACGCTCCCGGCTGGTGCCTGCGAGTTCGTCACCGACGAGGCTGTGGTCGCTGCCCACCCCAAGGCCGCCGATCACGGCTTGCTGGCCCGCTACAAGACCACCCCAGGCAGCAAGGCGCAGCAGGTCGTCAAGTCGGAAGCCTGGCGCCTGCTTGGCTGCGACGCCTACCTCTGCACCGACGCCGACACCGTGTTCCTGCGCCCCTTCGGTCGGGCCGATTTCCTGGCGCCCGAAGGCCACCCCTACAGCCATATGCACGAGTCGAAGGAATACCGCCAGCTGGCCTCGTCGCGCGGCTACCCCAAGGTCGAGGCGGACTTTCGCCGGGAGAGCGCGCAGCTGAAGGCGATCTTCGGCCGCACCGGCCCCGACTACGACTTCGGCCCCACGCCCGTGCCCTGGTCGGCCAAGGTGTGGAGCGACCTGTACGAGCAGCGCCTCGCGCCGAAGAACCAGACGCTCTGGGACGCCATCGAGCAGATGCCCTCCGAGCTGCGCTGGTACGGCGAGTCGTTGCTGGCTTACCGGAGCATTCCGCTCTCGCCCATCGAGCCGCTCTTTCGCGTCTACCACCACGACTGGCATTTCAATGCGCTGCGCCGACTGGGCGAGACGGAGGCCAACCTCGTCGAGCGCTTCATCGGCGCCGTCTACCAATCGAACTGGCAGTACGAGATGGACGAGGCCGGCGCCCGCAGTGCCAGCTCCCGCGCCGTGCGGCGCGTCAAACGCTGGCTACGACAGTTCAGGCGTTAG
- a CDS encoding glycosyltransferase family A protein — protein MSYLLPSRLTVVAQAGGVLERFWAAYSAGPHAVQELPARLTSIAAGASSEDVVREAFAQAEGVVLLLTDIEDAQRLAVQLKLRRRQPSIVMRWWDRPANLKPTYRDRLVFNRYTGVNFMTSRADLEANVRPPKGGLVVDNPVLLDQPAALGEDSWHKTMRHTLLALTQPTRTDIFGLAKRNHGAIKLTLATHFYCNQDNIDTVTSWLRDFTTLPAEVLDQIQFVIVDDGSPLKYDIPDVDLNLTWVRIDQDIRWNQAGARNAAMLHARAENVVITDVDHAFPEHTVRWLLAHPIKRRRFYKFWRKMPDGSLIKGHPNIFYLARSRFFQLFGTDEEFAGAYGAEDYRFVKNFKNHGTVQSHLPKAVFCIERQLDREKSYHSLVRDLSFNTGVDTRKRLEIDHFGANYGHSRHNYNFTQTVLLDRMRTPTRMPPLDRGWRQRWWLRQFESLLCSR, from the coding sequence ATGTCCTACCTCCTGCCTTCACGCCTGACCGTGGTTGCCCAAGCCGGCGGCGTGCTGGAGCGCTTCTGGGCCGCCTACAGTGCCGGCCCGCACGCGGTGCAGGAGTTGCCGGCCAGGTTGACCTCGATCGCCGCAGGCGCCTCCTCTGAGGACGTCGTGCGCGAGGCGTTTGCGCAAGCCGAGGGCGTGGTGCTGCTGCTGACCGACATCGAGGATGCACAGCGCCTGGCCGTGCAGCTCAAGCTGCGCCGCCGCCAGCCCAGCATCGTGATGCGCTGGTGGGACCGCCCGGCGAACCTCAAGCCCACCTACCGCGACCGATTGGTGTTCAACCGCTACACCGGCGTCAACTTCATGACGAGCCGGGCCGATCTCGAAGCCAACGTGCGCCCACCCAAGGGCGGCCTGGTGGTCGACAACCCGGTGCTGCTCGACCAACCCGCAGCGCTCGGCGAAGACTCGTGGCACAAGACCATGCGCCACACGCTGCTGGCCCTCACGCAGCCCACGCGCACTGACATCTTCGGCCTCGCCAAGCGCAACCACGGCGCGATCAAGCTCACGCTGGCCACGCACTTCTATTGCAACCAGGACAACATCGACACCGTCACGAGCTGGCTGCGCGACTTCACCACGCTGCCGGCCGAGGTGCTGGACCAGATCCAGTTCGTGATCGTCGACGACGGCTCACCGCTGAAGTACGACATTCCCGACGTCGACCTGAACCTCACCTGGGTGCGCATCGACCAGGACATCCGCTGGAACCAGGCCGGCGCGCGCAACGCCGCGATGCTGCACGCCCGCGCCGAAAACGTGGTGATCACCGATGTGGACCATGCCTTCCCGGAGCACACGGTGCGCTGGCTGCTGGCCCACCCGATCAAGCGCCGCCGCTTCTACAAGTTCTGGCGCAAGATGCCCGACGGCTCGCTGATCAAGGGCCACCCCAACATCTTCTACCTGGCGCGCTCGCGCTTCTTCCAGCTCTTCGGCACCGATGAAGAGTTCGCCGGGGCCTATGGCGCGGAAGACTATCGCTTCGTCAAGAACTTCAAGAACCACGGCACGGTGCAGTCGCACCTGCCAAAGGCCGTGTTCTGCATCGAGCGCCAGCTCGACCGCGAGAAGTCGTACCACTCGCTGGTGCGTGACCTGAGCTTCAACACCGGGGTGGACACGCGCAAGCGCCTGGAGATCGACCACTTCGGCGCCAACTACGGCCACAGCCGCCACAACTACAACTTCACGCAGACGGTGCTGCTCGACCGCATGCGCACGCCCACTCGCATGCCACCGCTCGACCGCGGCTGGCGCCAGCGCTGGTGGCTGCGGCAGTTCGAGAGCCTGCTCTGCTCGCGTTAG
- the msbA gene encoding lipid A export permease/ATP-binding protein MsbA, producing the protein MTQPTQNLRQRLARVAPYFAGTKLAFVLAAVGASIGAATEPALAAMMKPLLDGGFTQQGKVPLWAVPAVIIGLFLTRGISGFLVNYALSWASNEATLKMRRDMFEHVLLSQASLFSQQTASSLINTVVYEVQNGTQTLVGAAQTLIKDSFTAVALLIYLLWINWQLTLFIAVLLPPVAVTVRYFSRRMHRISLATQGAADEIAYVMEENTLAWRIVRLHDAKAAQEQRFNTASTRMRQLSLKGTVASSAITPVTQLISAFALSAVIVVALWQSNTQGATVGGFVAFITAMLMLISPLRHLADVAGPVTRGLTAIQRGLDLMHKVPVEETGTHTAARARGELEFRDVSLRYNEDAVALSGLTLQVRAGEKLALVGPSGAGKSTLVNLLPRFLDPTEGEIRLDGVPLRDWELTSLRRQFALVSQDVVLFNDTIAANVGIGSHPIDLDRVRSALASANLLDFAEEQPEGVMARVGHNGNQLSGGQRQRLAIARAIYKDAPVLILDEATSALDSASEHLVQQALERLMEGRTTIVVAHRLSTIEKADRIAVLNQGRLVELGTRQELLAQAGLFARLHALQFKF; encoded by the coding sequence ATGACCCAACCCACCCAGAACCTGCGGCAGCGCCTCGCGCGCGTCGCGCCCTACTTTGCCGGCACCAAACTCGCGTTCGTGCTGGCGGCGGTGGGGGCTTCGATTGGTGCGGCCACCGAGCCAGCGCTTGCGGCGATGATGAAACCGCTGCTGGACGGCGGCTTTACCCAGCAAGGCAAAGTGCCCCTCTGGGCGGTGCCCGCGGTCATCATCGGGCTCTTCCTGACCCGCGGCATCTCAGGTTTCCTGGTCAACTACGCGCTCTCCTGGGCCTCGAACGAAGCCACGCTGAAGATGCGGCGCGACATGTTCGAGCACGTGCTTTTGTCGCAAGCGTCGCTCTTCTCGCAGCAGACGGCCAGCAGCCTCATCAACACCGTGGTGTACGAGGTGCAAAACGGTACGCAGACCCTGGTGGGCGCCGCACAGACGCTGATCAAAGACAGCTTCACCGCCGTTGCGCTTCTGATCTACCTGTTGTGGATCAACTGGCAACTCACGCTCTTCATTGCGGTGCTGCTTCCCCCTGTAGCCGTGACGGTGCGCTACTTCAGCCGTCGCATGCACCGCATCAGCCTGGCCACTCAAGGCGCCGCCGACGAGATTGCCTACGTGATGGAAGAGAACACGCTCGCCTGGCGAATCGTGCGTCTGCACGACGCCAAGGCGGCACAGGAGCAGCGCTTCAACACGGCCAGCACCCGGATGCGCCAACTCTCGCTCAAGGGGACGGTGGCCTCGTCAGCCATCACGCCGGTGACCCAGCTGATCTCGGCCTTCGCCCTCTCCGCCGTCATCGTGGTCGCGCTGTGGCAGAGCAACACACAGGGAGCGACGGTGGGTGGCTTCGTCGCGTTTATCACCGCCATGCTGATGCTCATCTCGCCGTTGCGCCACCTCGCCGACGTGGCTGGCCCGGTGACGCGGGGGCTCACCGCGATCCAACGCGGCCTTGACCTCATGCACAAGGTGCCTGTCGAGGAAACTGGCACGCACACTGCCGCGCGCGCGCGCGGCGAACTCGAGTTCCGCGACGTCTCGCTGCGCTACAACGAAGACGCCGTGGCATTGAGCGGACTCACGCTGCAAGTGCGCGCTGGCGAAAAGCTGGCCTTGGTCGGCCCATCCGGTGCCGGCAAATCGACGCTCGTCAATCTGCTGCCTCGCTTCCTCGACCCCACCGAGGGTGAAATCCGCCTCGACGGCGTGCCATTGCGCGACTGGGAGCTGACCTCGCTGCGCCGCCAATTCGCGCTGGTGAGCCAGGACGTGGTGCTCTTCAACGACACCATCGCCGCCAACGTGGGGATAGGTAGCCATCCCATTGACCTGGACCGCGTGAGAAGCGCACTTGCCTCGGCAAACCTGCTCGATTTCGCTGAAGAGCAACCCGAAGGCGTGATGGCACGCGTCGGCCACAACGGCAACCAGCTCTCGGGCGGCCAGCGTCAGCGCCTCGCAATCGCCCGCGCGATCTACAAAGACGCACCTGTGCTGATCCTCGACGAAGCCACCTCGGCGCTCGACAGTGCGAGCGAACACTTGGTGCAGCAGGCACTGGAGCGGCTGATGGAGGGGCGCACGACCATTGTCGTGGCGCACCGCCTCTCGACCATCGAGAAGGCCGATCGCATCGCCGTACTCAATCAAGGCCGACTCGTCGAACTGGGCACGCGCCAAGAGCTGTTGGCCCAAGCAGGCCTCTTCGCCCGCTTGCACGCGCTGCAGTTCAAGTTTTGA